Part of the Penaeus vannamei isolate JL-2024 chromosome 17, ASM4276789v1, whole genome shotgun sequence genome is shown below.
acacacacacacacacacacacacacacacacacatatacacacacatatatatatatatatatatatatatatatatatatatatatatatatatagatatatataaatatacatatgtatttatactcatatatacatacatatatatatatacacacacacacacacacatatacatacatacatatatatatatatatatatatatatatatatatatatatatatatatatatatatatatatatatatatatatatatatatatatatatatatatatatatatgacattagtCGGCCTGTGCCGAGTAATGtcaactcgatcaacgtgtgtcagctagtgttGACTCGactgagcttagtccttacccaccgtggtgcccagccacagcagtaacctccgagtgTCAATTGCAACTTTTCACTCCTGAGCTGGTCgggaaccgccgacccctcggatgagaggccgacagaTTACCACTGTACGAGCCTggaggcatgcacacacacacacacacacacacacacacacacacacacacacacacacacacacacacacacacacacacacacatatatatatatatatatatatatatatatatatatatatatatatatatatatatatatatatatatatatgtatatatatgtatatgtatgtatatatatatgcatatatttctatatatatatatatatatatatatatatatatatatttatatgtgtgtatatatatgtatacatatgtatgaatatgtatatatataaaaacgtatgtatatatatatatatatatatatatgtatatatatatatatatatatatatatatatatatatatatatatatatatatatatatgtacatatatatatatatatgtatatatatatatatatatatatatatatatatatatatatatatatatatatatatatatatatatgtatgtatgtatgtatgtatatatatatattttcatatatatatatatacatatatacatacatatatatatgtatatatatatatgtatatatatatgtatatgtatatatatatatatatatgtatatatatatatatatatatatatatatatatatatgtgtgtgtgtgtgtgtgtgtgtgtgtgtgtgtgtgtgtgtgtgtgtgtgtgtgtgcgcgcgcgcgtgtgtgtgtgtgtatttatatatttgtatNNNNNNNNNNNNNNNNNNNNNNNNNNNNNNNNNNNNNNNNNNNNNNNNNNNNNNNNNNNNNNNNNNNNNNNNNNNNNNNNNNNNNNNNNNNNNNNNNNNNNNNNNNNNNNNNNNNNNNNNNNNNNNNNNNNNNNNNNNNNNNNNNNNNNNNNNNNNNNNNNNNNNNNNNNNNNNNNNNNNNNNNNNNNNNNNNNNNNNNNNNNNNNNNNNNNNNNNNNNNNNNNNNNNNNNNNNNNNNNNNNNNNNNNNNNNNNNNNNNNNNNNNNNNNNNNNNNNNNNNNNNNNNNNNNNNNNNNNNNNNNNNNNNNNNNNNNNNNNNNNNNNNNNNNNNNNNNNNNNNNNNNNNNNNNNNNNNNNNNNNNNNNNNNNNNNNNNNNNNNNNNNNNNNNNNNNNNNNNNNNNNNNNNNNNNNNNNNNNNNNNNNNNNNNNNNNNNNNNNNNNNNNNNNNNNNNNNNNNNNNNNNNNNNNNNNNNNNNNNNNNNNNNNNNNNNNNNNNNNNTATATCCACATATGATCTTTTTGAAAATGGTGCTACTGTGAatgttatattgctattattatagatttttgtgtaatatttttacatatgcaaatgaaagagaaacagaaaacacagTTATACATTCTCACCTTATCACGAGAAAGTGCATCCATTGAAGCCCTAGCATCTTCAGCATCACGCTTCATCGCGTCCTTATCCTTCTCTGTTCTGTTGCGTaattttatataagtatgtaaggcAATTTCGTATTCAAAATCATATGGATACAAATCTTTCAAAGTAAATTCGCGATACTTACATGAAGCATCACTTTGCATACTTACCTGGCCTTCATCTTGTTCAGGTAGTCGATCTGCTCAGACATCTCTGCAACAGCGTCGTTGTGCTTCTTACGGAGAGCAGCAAGACCAGATTCGTGCTGAAGGCTGGATTCCTCGAGCTCCCGGCGAACCTTAGCCAGTTCACTCTCGCGCTTCTTGTTGATCTCGATCTGAGTGGCCGTGGCGCCGCCAGCCTCGTCCAGTCTCTCGGCAAGATCTCCAACTTCACGAGAAAGAAGGTTCTTGGCCTTCTCAGCCTTGCTACGCGCTTGACGCTCATGTTCAACGTCTTCCTCGAGCTCCTCGAGGCGAGCCTGTAGTTCCTTAACCTGCCTCTGGTCCCTGTATACAAGAGCCTGTTCATCCTCAATTTTGGCGGTGAGAGCTGAAAGTTCCTTATCTTTGCGCTCAACGGCTACTTCAAGCTCCTTGTAGTTGCGTTCCAGATCAGAGACAGCCTCTTGGGTAAGCCTAAGGTCACCCTCAACTTTCCTCTTTGATTTCTCAACTTCACTGCGAAGCTTCTTCTCACGCTCAAGAGAATCCTCGAGTTCGTCAAGAGTGGATTCCAACTTAGTCTTCATCTTGCTAAGGTGGTTGCACTTGTCCTCAATGCACTGGACATCCTCGGCAGTCTTATGATTGCATTCCTGAAggtgtttcttttccttgttaaccTTGGTGATGAGTTCCTCCTGGTGAGCAATCTCTTCTTTAAGGTTCTGGATTTGTTGTTCCTTGGTGGCCTTATCTTGGTCGCCCTTCTGGACGGCAAGTTCGAGGTCCTCAAGGTCCTTTTTCAGGTTTGCAAATTCTTGTTCACACTTCTTCTTGCCATTACTCAGCTGGCCAGaggcttcttcttcctttcgcacTCGCTCTAACATATCCTATtggtgaaaaacaaacaaaaaacaaacaatacaatTGTCAActggtatcacacacacacacacacacacacacacacacacacacacacacacacacacacacacacacatatatatatatatatatatatatatatatatatatatatatatatatatatatatgcatgtatatatgtatgtatatatatacacaataaaaaaaatctagttaTAAATCATTAATTTTACAGACGAAGATTCCGCTGAAATGTAGAGCAATTACTCCTTACAGTGTGATTATCAACAGGCTATTTACTTACATTTAACTGAGCTTCTAGTTCTGACTTCTGCGCCTGAAGCTTAGCTTGCTTTTCCATGAATTCGGACATACCGCCCTTTGAAGAATCAAGAGCATTCATGAGTTCTGCTCTTTCCTCAAGAAGACTGGCATTTTTGGTCTCGAGTTCTTGGCGCAGTACAATCTCTTTTTCGTAATCAGCCTCAGCTTTCTCGGCGAGCTCTTCCAGCCTAATAAGTTCATCCTCGGCGCGTGTGACATTGAGCTTGGGCTTGAGCTTGATCCACATGTCATACCAGAGCCAAGAACGCATGACCTTGAACTTCCTAATATTGCGCTGCACAACGAGGAGGGCAGTGCGCTGCTTTTGCATCTTGGAGTACTGCTTGCGGCTGATGAAACCACGAATCCATGCTTGGAACCAAGACATAAGCAAGGCCACTCGGTCGTCACGGATCTCCTCGAGCCTACCCAGGACACCGGCACGGAAGAACACCTAAGGAGGCAAGGCAGTGTGCTATAGCCGGTGAAGTAACCGTTATCTATCAAACGCTCAAGGAATTCGCTTATTCCTTTCCGCGAAGATTAAATAGACACCATAGAGTATAGAAGAAACATTTTCAATATACATAATGATTATATAGGATATGAAACTTAACATATAGAAAATCCGTATTatcttgtgtgtgggtgtgttgtgtgtccgcgcgctcatatgtatgtatatgtgcatatatctctctccccATACAGACCTTGGTGTTACCGGTTCGGTATAACTCAGGGTCGAGGCCAGCCTTCTCGAAGCAAGCTGTAGCTGCCTTTTTATCGTCCTTCGCCTCGATCATCTCCTTGGCGGCCAGGATGTTGTAACTAGAAGTAGGAGTTTCCATGACAGAATGGGTTTGCAGCAGAATGGAAACACTTTCTATTAGATCGCGGTTATCAAAATGCATTATCAAAACATGTTACTTGACGATCATTGCCTTATTGAAATAATACCGATAGCAGCACAATTAGCATCCAACTTAAAGTCTCGATAAAGTGAAAAGTacatcatgattatatatatatatatatatatatatatatatatatatatatatatatatatatatatatatatatatatgtttcatatactgCATAATACTAATTGCATCGTAACGAATACAAGGAACAGTATTTGTTTAACTCTTTCAAGTTGGCTCATTGTGGAATAGTAGGAAGACAATTAATTATCTTCACCGCATTTTGAGGAAACAACGTACCGAAGCTTGAAATCAGGATAAGGCATCCTGTTGGGGAAGCCCTTCTGGCAAATACGGATGCCCTCAAGTACACCGTTACAGGTCAGCTGATGCATGATGAGGCCAGCTTCCACAACGCCTGAAACACATCCAGTTTTATTTACAGAGAGAAGCGGGGTTTAAAACTACTAAGAATACATTGtattatatgttgttgtttttttcagataCGCAGGAAACACTGATAGCTATAGACTTACCTGGCTTCTTGAACTCGTTGGGCACAATGCAACGGATGAAGTGAGGATGAGTGGCGTTGAGGGTTTTCATCAGGTTGCCTAGCTGGTCctgtggatagagagaaaaaggtgtgtaaggtaagagaaaaaaatatatgatgataaaaaaaggtaaattgtGGATAGATTCAAATATCAATATTGTTTAATTGGTGCTAGTGAAGATAAATCATGTTATTGTAAAATACTGACCCTGTAACCAGATGACACCGTTTTGAATCCGGTCTGCTGCTTGCCTCCCTTTCCtgtaaagaaagcgaaagaaaagaatgaaactcACTTATTACAatatacatttcaatatatatatatatatatatatatatatatatatatatatatatatatatatatatatattgcatgtataaatacttttatttttccctgcatcaatcaatatatctatctatctatgcatataattCTATATTCATCGATCTGTGTAACTATATCAGTCTATATCTTTATAGTTACACACCTCCCTTGCCGCCAGCATCACCGGACTGGCCGGGATGGTCAGCGAAGATCTCGACTGTGAGGGCGTTGGAGGCCTTCTTGAGCTGGTCGACGACGGTGTCGTTGAGAGGATCCTTGTTCTTCTCAAGCCAGCCAGTCAGGTTGTAGGACACAGTACCAGCGTAGTGAACAATGGCAAAGTGGTTCTCAGGCTGACCGGCCTTTGGAGGCTTGGGCTTGATGAAGCAACGAGACTTTCCGAGATGGTTGTTGTTGAGCTTCTCCTCGAAGGTCTTGTCAGTAGCCTTGGGGAACATGGACTCTTCCtcaaggatggagaggagaccCATTTtctgaggaaaataataaaacgtGAAATAGATTTTCACATTCAAATTAATGCGAAAGATCTGTTAGTTAATCTTAATTCACCTAGTCTTTCTCCTCCCGTTTCATATCAGGTGGATGGGAGGCGACTAACACCTTCTAAGGAGACAAAGATATTACACACAATTAAAACGTGATATATATTTTGCGTCCCTAGAAATTTCATAGCATAATCATGACCTACTCAACTATTATGTCATAGCGCTTCCACCACTTACATTCAGACGCATTTATTCGAAATTTTATGTTAGGTGTTTGTTTTCAATGAAGTTTTGATTACTATCATAAAGCTACATCTTCATTATCAGATTCAGTTGATTATGCGTACAAGAATTTACCTTCTCGAAAAGCTCAATACAAGCTTGCAGATCCATGCCGAAGTCAACGAACTGCCAGACAATGCCTTCCCTTGAGTATTCTTCTTGTTCCAGCACAAACATGTGGTGGTTGAAGAACTGTTGCAACTTCTCGTTACAGAAGTTGATGCAGATCTGCTCGAAACCGTTGAACTAGATGGGAAAACAATTATTAGTACGTGTTTTTATCGTAGCTACATTTTGTCAAAGCATTTCATTGTCGCCGGAAACACGATATTCATGCTGTATACTCCTTTCAGTCAATGTCAAAGATTCACGAGGAACTTACGTCGAAGATCTCGAAGCCGGCAATATCGAGCACACCGATGAACATGGCGCGAGTCTGGCCAGTCTCAAGTGTCACGTTACACTTCTTGACGAGCCATGAGAACACACGTGAGAAGAGACCCTTGGCCATGGCACCGATGTTGTAGTTGACAGCATCGACGCCCATACCCTTGGTGACGAACTCGGCACCGACCTTGATCTTGGGCTTGCAGAAGTTCCTGTAGAGCTCCTCGGCGTCGACACCGAGCAACTTGGCAACAACTTCTccggccttttgagagaaagcagAATCACACAATCAGCcaaagttgtttttattattatctggaGATAAATAATTTCATAGGCATATCTTTACTCTTCACGAAGTCATACCTCAGTGCCCTCGGGTTCAGCCTGTTCCTCACGACCTCTCTGTCTAAACTTCATGTTACCGAAGTGCATGACTGACGCGGTAACCTTGTAGCAGTTGTCTCTCTCTTCGTTGGAAAAGTTCAGGATGTCGAAAGCTTCCTGTacgattatataaataaaaatccttaTTAACTCTTTCTAGGGAACTGGATGCTATTTTCATGTAAGGCTTAATATTATTGTGTTCTCGAGTATATGCAGTATATTAGTAGAAGTACTGGAGTGTGCGTGCTTATTACTTACATGAGTAAACTGCATGTCCTCCTTATCGTCGATGGATGGGACAGTAACCTTGCCCTGAGCCTCGTAGTGGTAGTCGTAAATGTCGTCAGACAAAAGGCACAGTTCtgatggaaaatgaaaaagcaaTCAGATATtctttcaaacacatacacacacacacacacacacacacacacacacacacacacacacacacacacacacacacacacacacacacacacacacacacacacacacacacacacacacacacacacacacacacacacacacacactaatatatatatatatatatatatatatatatatatatatatatatatatatatatatatatatatacacacacacacacacacacaaacacacacacacacacacacacacacacacacacacacacacgcatatatatgtatatatttatatatatatgaatatatagaggtgcatatatatgtatatatatgtatgtatgtaagtatatatatacacatgaatatataaaggaacacacacacacacacacacacacacacacacacacacacacacacacacacacacacatatatatatatatatatatatatatatatatatatatatatatatatatatataaatataaagaggtgtatatatatatatatatatatatatatatatatatatatatatatataaatatatatatatatatatatatatatatatatatatatatataatatatatatatacacatatatatgaatatatgaatatacacacacacgcacacacacacacacacacacacacgcacacacacacacacaaacacacacacacacacacacacacacacacacacacatatatatatataaacatacatatatatatatatgtatagagagagagagagagagagagagagagaaagagagagagagagagagagagagagagagagagagagagagagagagagagagagagagagagagatgtatatatatatatatatatatatatatatatatatatatatatatatatatatatatatatgtatatatatatatatatatatatatatatatatatatatatatatatatatagatatatacagatatagatatatacatatatatatatttatatatatatatatatttatatatatatatatatatatatatatatatatatatatatatatatatatatatatatatatatatatatatatatatatatatatatatatatatatatatatatatatatttctgtgtacatgtatgtgtatagacagatgaatataaatGCAAATTTATTGAGATATAGTTTTACTTCTGAGAAACCAACTTACTCTTCATATAGTCGATCTGGTCGGACATGAGCTGGTAGAAGATATGGTAGCCTCGCTCGGCGGGGGACTGGGAGATGACACGAGCCTTCTCCAGCAGGTAGACCTCGATGTCAGCGCCAGAGAGCTTGCCGTTGGGGCCGAAGTGCACACGGATGAACTTACCCTACGTGGGAGAGACAAAGTATAAGTAGCAGAAAGGAAATCATCTTAATTTTTATTGAACATGAATATTCAAGTTTtgcattttacttctttttttttgcccaaGGTCATTGAATATTGGAAGAAAATCTAACAATATACTTACGAAACGAGAGGAGTTGTCATTACGGGTGGTTTTGGCGTTACCATAGGCCTCAAGGATGGGGTTGGTCTGGATAATCTGGTCCTCTAAGttctgaattgaaaaaaaaatacgaaatcaTCTTTTAGGTTCTGAAACTTTTATATTGTACCACGTGCTACACCATGAAAAATGATTTTACATGATTGTACATTTGTTAAGAAAGTTTACCTGTTtcttctcgccctctttcttctCAGAAGCACCGACGTTGGCGAAGTAAGACAACACCTTCTTTGTGTTCTCTGTCTTGCCGGCACCAGACTCGCCACTGAGGGTAGACAAATTGATCTCATAATGCATCAGTGAAAAAAACGTATACGTTTTGACATCAGCAACGAATGTTATAAATCGTTATTTACAAAAGGATATGAGTGTGTTCTTTTACTAGGGCCTCAACAAATGCTTGGTTTCCTGATCGAATATGacatggaagaaaaaatatgaaaaaaaacaacttacGTGATAAGCATGGACTGATTCTGACGATCTGCAAAGAAGGATATTCATTAGTTAAGATGGAAAGTGTACatagattttcacttttttcttgatCTAAATTGTttctgaatatatagatagagcttCGACTACACACCTTGCATCATGTTCTGGTAGGCACCGTCGCAGATGGCGAAGAGATGAGGGGGCACCTCATTACGCCTCTTGCCCATGTAGATCTTCACGGCACGGTTGGTGTAGATGGGGTAACGCTTGTAGGGGTTGATGACAATACAGAAGAGACCAGAGTAGGTGTAGATAAGCTTGGCCTGGTAACGGGACTTGAGGACGTAGAAGACGGAGGGATCGTTGAGGAAGGTCAGGTTGGACACATCCTCACACTTCTCGTACTTGGGAGGGTTGATCTGGCCGACCTGCTCCTTCTTGAAGTCCTTAACCTCTCCAGACGGAAGCTTAACCGTAACCAACTTGTCCCCCTTGGCGCCCTGAAGCTCACACTCAACGAAACCCTCCTGAGGATCGGGAGCCCAGTAGGACCTCTTGGGATCGTAAGGCTTGGCCTGGTCGATGCGCTTTTGTTCAGGGGAAATGAAGAGGTACTCAGAGGGATCGGGGTCAGGACCCGTGCTCTTCTTGACGTGGCCGGGCATGCTGGTGGTGCGGGATCAACGACTGGGAGACAGACTCAGACTGCGAGATTTTTctgcaaaataaaacaaagcttAAGATTAAACATTGTTTTTCTCTACAAAGTACAGGCAAGCGAAGTGTAAGACGAATATATCTGTGACCActaatgtatatgtctgtatatattacatatatatatgtatatatatatatatatatatatatatatatatatatatatatatatatatatatatacatgcatatatatataaatatatatatacatacatatatatatatatatatatatataaatatatatatatatatatatatatatatatatatatatatatatatatatatatatatatatatatatatatatgatatgcgtgtctgtgtagagtatatatatacatgcacatatatactgtgtatgtgtgtgagtgaatgtatgtataggatataaataagtacacataaatacataccccaccccaccccgtatatatatatatatatatatatatatatatatatatatatat
Proteins encoded:
- the LOC138859116 gene encoding myosin heavy chain, muscle-like, which produces MPGHVKKSTGPDPDPSEYLFISPEQKRIDQAKPYDPKRSYWAPDPQEGFVECELQGAKGDKLVTVKLPSGEVKDFKKEQVGQINPPKYEKCEDVSNLTFLNDPSVFYVLKSRYQAKLIYTYSGLFCIVINPYKRYPIYTNRAVKIYMGKRRNEVPPHLFAICDGAYQNMMQDRQNQSMLITGESGAGKTENTKKVLSYFANVGASEKKEGEKKQVNFLNKCTIM
- the LOC113802010 gene encoding myosin heavy chain, muscle-like → MYFSLYRDFKLDANCAAIGIISISYNILAAKEMIEAKDDKKAATACFEKAGLDPELYRTGNTKVFFRAGVLGRLEEIRDDRVALLMSWFQAWIRGFISRKQYSKMQKQRTALLVVQRNIRKFKVMRSWLWYDMWIKLKPKLNVTRAEDELIRLEELAEKAEADYEKEIVLRQELETKNASLLEERAELMNALDSSKGGMSEFMEKQAKLQAQKSELEAQLNDMLERVRKEEEASGQLSNGKKKCEQEFANLKKDLEDLELAVQKGDQDKATKEQQIQNLKEEIAHQEELITKVNKEKKHLQECNHKTAEDVQCIEDKCNHLSKMKTKLESTLDELEDSLEREKKLRSEVEKSKRKVEGDLRLTQEAVSDLERNYKELEVAVERKDKELSALTAKIEDEQALVYRDQRQVKELQARLEELEEDVEHERQARSKAEKAKNLLSREVGDLAERLDEAGGATATQIEINKKRESELAKVRRELEESSLQHESGLAALRKKHNDAVAEMSEQIDYLNKMKARTEKDKDAMKRDAEDARASMDALSRDKRASQKDAP
- the LOC113819178 gene encoding myosin heavy chain, muscle-like, encoding MQFTHEAFDILNFSNEERDNCYKVTASVMHFGNMKFRQRGREEQAEPEGTEAGEVVAKLLGVDAEELYRNFCKPKIKVGAEFVTKGMGVDAVNYNIGAMAKGLFSRVFSWLVKKCNVTLETGQTRAMFIGVLDIAGFEIFDFNGFEQICINFCNEKLQQFFNHHMFVLEQEEYSREGIVWQFVDFGMDLQACIELFEKKMGLLSILEEESMFPKATDKTFEEKLNNNHLGKSRCFIKPKPPKAGQPENHFAIVHYAGTVSYNLTGWLEKNKDPLNDTVVDQLKKASNALTVEIFADHPGQSGDAGGKGGV